In Panthera uncia isolate 11264 chromosome B4, Puncia_PCG_1.0, whole genome shotgun sequence, one genomic interval encodes:
- the RAB18 gene encoding ras-related protein Rab-18 → MWAVTVHLSQMACVNSFSWKGGGFGGAAAVYFHFFQGVDFKVKTISVDGNKAKLAIWDTAGQERFRTLTPSYYRGAQGVILVYDVTRRDTFVKLDNWLNELETYCTRNDIVNMLVGNKIDKENREVDRNEGLKFARKHSMLFIEASAKTCDGVQCAFEELVEKIIQTPGLWESENQNKGVKLIHREEGPGGGACGGYCSML, encoded by the exons ATGTGGGCAGTTACTGTTCATTTAAGCCAGATGGCATGTGTCAACTCCTTTTCCTGGAAAGGGGGAGGGTTTGGGGGGGCGGCTGCTGTG tattttcatttttttcaaggtGTTGACTTTAAGGTGAAAACAATTTCAGTGGATGGAAATAAGGCCAAACTTGCAATTTGG GATACTGCTGGTCAAGAGAGGTTCAGAACATTAACTCCCAGCTATTACAGAGGTGCACAAGGTGTTATATTAG tttatgaTGTCACAAGAAGAGACACCTTTGTTAAATTGGATAATTGGTTGAATGAATTGGAAACTTACTGCACGAGAAATGACATAGTAAACATGCTAGttggaaataaaattgataag gaaaatcgTGAAGTCGATAGAAATGAAGGCCTAAAATTTGCCCGAAAGCATTCCATGTTATTTATAG AGGCAAGTGCAAAAACCTGTGATGGTGTACAGTGTGCCTTTGAGGAACTTGTTGAAAAGATCATTCAGACGCCTGGACTGTGGGAAAGTGAGAACCAGAATAAAGGAGTCAAACTGATACACAGGGAAGAAGGCCCTGGAGGCGGAGCCTGTGGTGGTTACTGTTCTATGTTATAA